One Solidesulfovibrio fructosivorans JJ] DNA window includes the following coding sequences:
- a CDS encoding NAD+ synthase, translating into MAAFRLALCQINPTVGDVGGNVAKVLAGLDQARRIGADLVVFPEMVVPGYPPEDLLLKSDFVDACMAGARRIAGQARGLTAVFGCPWFEDDLVNAAIVAHDGEIAGITAKRYLPNYGVFDENRYFATGRGSAVYDRDGFVFGVSVCEDIWYPGGPPAEQAHGGGARLLVNISASPYHRGKGAGRERMLSTRASDNSAYVAYANMVGGQDELVFDGHSVVFGPDGGLVARGKQFAEDMVVCDLDPGQPRRQRLLDPRCRKWEPELEHRPRRISLPHVADAVRAPLDAPAMPPLLDDVAEVYEALVLCTGDYVRKSGFGGVCIGLSGGIDSSLTAVIAADALGPENVFGVAMPTRYSSDDSLEDAKELAEKLGITFHVVAIEEIFKAFLGTLSPLFGDRPFDVTEENLQPRIRGTLLMALSNKFGRLVLTTGNKSEVGVGYSTLYGDTAGGFSVIKDVPKTLVYALSRWRNERAGTDLVPARVLVKPPTAELRPDQKDSDSLPEYDALDPVLAAYVERGLCPAAMKAAGMDAAVVDRVTRLVDRNEYKRRQSPPGPKITPRAFGKDWRLPIVNRYDPHKNGD; encoded by the coding sequence ATGGCCGCGTTTCGCCTGGCATTGTGCCAGATCAACCCCACGGTCGGGGACGTCGGGGGCAATGTGGCCAAGGTTTTGGCCGGGCTTGACCAAGCCCGCCGGATCGGGGCCGATCTCGTGGTTTTTCCGGAAATGGTCGTCCCCGGCTATCCGCCGGAGGACTTGCTGCTCAAATCCGATTTCGTGGACGCCTGCATGGCGGGCGCGCGGCGCATCGCCGGTCAGGCCCGTGGGCTGACGGCGGTTTTCGGCTGTCCGTGGTTCGAGGACGACCTCGTAAACGCCGCCATCGTCGCCCATGACGGGGAGATCGCCGGCATCACGGCCAAGCGCTATCTGCCCAACTACGGCGTGTTCGACGAGAACCGCTATTTCGCCACGGGCCGGGGCAGCGCGGTCTATGATCGGGACGGATTCGTTTTCGGCGTAAGCGTGTGCGAGGACATCTGGTATCCGGGCGGGCCGCCGGCCGAACAGGCTCACGGCGGCGGGGCGAGGCTTCTGGTCAATATTTCCGCTTCCCCGTACCACCGGGGCAAGGGGGCGGGCCGGGAGCGGATGCTTTCCACCCGGGCCTCGGACAACAGCGCCTACGTGGCCTATGCCAACATGGTGGGCGGCCAGGACGAGCTGGTTTTCGACGGCCACAGCGTCGTTTTCGGCCCGGACGGGGGACTTGTGGCCCGGGGGAAGCAGTTTGCCGAGGACATGGTCGTGTGCGACCTCGATCCCGGCCAGCCCCGGCGGCAGCGCCTGCTCGATCCGCGCTGTCGCAAGTGGGAGCCCGAGCTGGAGCACCGTCCCAGGCGCATAAGCCTGCCCCATGTCGCCGACGCCGTGCGCGCGCCGCTCGATGCGCCCGCTATGCCGCCGCTTTTGGACGACGTCGCCGAGGTCTACGAGGCGCTGGTCCTTTGCACCGGGGATTACGTGCGAAAATCCGGATTCGGCGGGGTGTGCATCGGGCTTTCCGGCGGCATCGACTCCTCGCTGACGGCGGTCATCGCGGCCGATGCCCTGGGGCCGGAGAATGTGTTCGGCGTGGCCATGCCCACCCGCTATTCCTCGGACGACAGCCTGGAGGACGCCAAGGAGCTGGCGGAAAAGCTCGGCATCACCTTCCACGTGGTGGCCATCGAGGAAATATTCAAGGCATTTCTCGGCACCTTGTCCCCGCTTTTCGGCGACCGGCCTTTTGACGTGACCGAGGAGAACCTGCAACCGCGCATTCGCGGCACGCTGCTCATGGCGCTTTCCAACAAGTTCGGCCGGCTGGTTTTGACCACGGGCAACAAGTCCGAGGTCGGGGTCGGGTATTCGACGCTCTATGGCGATACGGCCGGCGGTTTTTCCGTGATCAAGGACGTGCCGAAGACCCTGGTGTATGCGCTGTCGCGCTGGCGCAACGAGCGGGCCGGCACGGACCTGGTTCCGGCGCGGGTGCTGGTCAAGCCGCCGACGGCGGAGCTGCGGCCCGACCAGAAGGATTCGGATTCGCTGCCGGAATACGATGCCCTCGACCCGGTGCTGGCGGCCTATGTGGAGCGGGGGCTTTGTCCCGCGGCCATGAAGGCGGCGGGGATGGACGCGGCGGTGGTGGACCGGGTGACAAGGCTTGTGGACAGAAACGAGTATAAGCGGCGGCAGAGCCCGCCCGGGCCGAAGATCACGCCGCGCGCTTTCGGCAAGGACTGGCGGCTGCCCATCGTCAACCGCTACGATCCGCATAAAAACGGGGACTGA
- a CDS encoding type II toxin-antitoxin system YafQ family toxin: MRRLKEVMLLLIANDGPLAPEWSDHPLVGTWEGYRECHVGGDFLLAYRLAEASSNSLIVFVRAGTHAELFE, encoded by the coding sequence ATGCGGCGACTCAAGGAAGTCATGCTGTTGCTGATTGCCAATGACGGGCCGCTCGCACCTGAATGGTCCGATCACCCACTCGTAGGTACTTGGGAGGGATATCGTGAATGTCACGTCGGCGGAGATTTTCTGCTTGCCTACCGACTCGCGGAAGCATCGTCCAACAGCCTGATTGTTTTCGTTCGCGCGGGCACCCATGCCGAATTGTTTGAATGA
- a CDS encoding sensor histidine kinase yields MTRKHILIASLVCLFLTLAVAGMGYRAKSDTEAVVTDQFNNQQLLLAQKIAGDITDHFAFLRTCLQGLSLMWREETAADAKPWLAMPAFYDIFAQWNVTALGVLRPGHDTPMFYDASGTPLSGPGLCPGWCHDLFSGSPNIGRIALSRVYSPDKGPFAGRLLVNMTMPLADDSGSVGGLVLVVDAAAVAARYAHDVRSGETGYAWVIDDKGVFLDHYDKAFIGHDSLAVRRQRDPGIDWSRLTWLVNTRILKGAQGTDWYISGWHRGRTGVIRKFVAYCPVRLDAGEDRANRWAVALAAPEQEVQGIIGRLVVRQWLIVGLFELVVFAGFAMTMHLALRWSKTLEREVDKTSRELLGAQEKLIRAERFAAIGEAAARLTHEIKNPLMLMGGFANQVRRHLPEKAADAEKLGIIEEEAKRLESLLTEVRDFTRPAPPQIEPRDFNATVKESLAIMAEALSSRSIEVTSRLDGDMPPVPHDAARLKQVCINLIKNAAEAMETGGKLTIVTQAVGGKARLIVADTGGGIADDVRQRVFDPFCTTKESGTGLGLAVCQRIIEDHHGEIGFTSAATGTTFTVDLPLGG; encoded by the coding sequence ATGACACGCAAGCATATCCTTATCGCCAGCCTGGTGTGCCTTTTCCTGACCCTCGCCGTGGCCGGCATGGGGTATCGGGCCAAAAGCGACACCGAGGCCGTGGTCACCGACCAGTTCAACAACCAACAGTTGTTGCTGGCCCAGAAGATTGCCGGCGACATCACCGACCATTTCGCTTTTCTGCGCACCTGCCTGCAAGGCCTGTCGCTGATGTGGCGCGAGGAAACCGCGGCCGACGCCAAGCCGTGGCTGGCCATGCCGGCCTTTTACGACATCTTCGCCCAGTGGAACGTGACGGCGCTTGGGGTGTTGCGGCCCGGGCACGACACGCCCATGTTTTATGACGCCTCGGGCACGCCCTTGTCCGGGCCGGGACTGTGCCCGGGCTGGTGCCACGACCTTTTCAGCGGTTCCCCCAACATCGGCCGCATTGCGCTCAGTCGCGTGTATTCCCCGGACAAAGGCCCCTTTGCCGGGCGTCTGCTGGTGAACATGACCATGCCCCTGGCGGATGACTCCGGCAGCGTGGGCGGGTTGGTTCTCGTGGTCGACGCCGCCGCCGTGGCCGCCCGCTACGCCCATGACGTGCGCTCCGGCGAGACCGGCTATGCCTGGGTCATCGACGACAAGGGCGTTTTTCTCGACCACTATGACAAGGCCTTTATCGGCCACGATTCCCTGGCCGTGCGCCGGCAGCGCGATCCGGGCATCGACTGGTCGCGGCTGACCTGGCTCGTCAATACGCGGATTCTCAAAGGCGCGCAGGGCACGGACTGGTACATCTCGGGCTGGCACCGGGGCCGCACCGGCGTGATCCGCAAATTCGTGGCCTACTGTCCGGTGCGTCTGGACGCCGGCGAGGACCGGGCCAACCGCTGGGCCGTGGCCCTGGCCGCGCCCGAGCAGGAAGTGCAGGGCATCATCGGCCGGCTGGTGGTGCGTCAGTGGCTCATTGTCGGGCTGTTCGAGCTGGTGGTCTTCGCCGGGTTCGCCATGACCATGCATCTGGCCCTGCGCTGGTCCAAGACCCTGGAACGCGAGGTGGACAAGACCTCGCGGGAGTTGCTCGGGGCCCAGGAAAAGCTGATCCGGGCCGAGCGCTTCGCGGCCATCGGCGAGGCGGCGGCGCGGCTGACCCATGAGATAAAAAATCCGCTCATGCTCATGGGCGGGTTCGCCAACCAGGTGCGCCGGCATCTGCCCGAGAAGGCGGCCGACGCCGAAAAACTCGGCATCATTGAGGAGGAGGCCAAGCGCCTGGAATCGCTCCTGACGGAAGTGCGCGATTTCACCCGCCCCGCCCCGCCCCAGATCGAGCCCCGGGACTTCAACGCCACGGTCAAGGAGTCGCTGGCCATCATGGCCGAGGCCCTGTCCTCGCGCTCCATCGAGGTCACGAGCCGGCTGGACGGGGATATGCCTCCCGTGCCCCATGACGCGGCCCGTCTCAAGCAGGTCTGCATCAACCTCATCAAAAACGCCGCCGAGGCCATGGAAACGGGCGGCAAGCTCACGATCGTCACCCAGGCGGTCGGGGGCAAGGCCCGGCTCATCGTGGCCGACACCGGCGGCGGCATTGCCGACGACGTGCGCCAGCGGGTGTTCGACCCCTTTTGCACCACCAAGGAATCGGGCACGGGCCTGGGCTTGGCCGTGTGCCAGCGCATCATCGAGGACCATCACGGCGAGATCGGATTCACGAGCGCCGCCACGGGCACGACCTTTACCGTGGATCTGCCCCTCGGCGGCTAG
- a CDS encoding chemotaxis protein CheB encodes MTKKKAVPGPQPQHAAQPMIDKAETKSAPGPEARFPIVGIGASAGGLAAFEAFFSGMPAVSDPGMAFVLVQHLAPDHKSLLTELIRRYTRMQVFEVEDGMEVQPNCAYIIPPNRDMAFLSGRLQLMEPAAPRGQRLPIDFFFRSLAQGLRERAIGIVLSGTGSDGAQGVRAIKGEGGMVIAQTPATTEYDGMPRSALATGLVDYALPPAEMPAQISAYVAHAFGKPPQTVAAPRHATENALRKICILLRAQTGHDFSQYKPSTIHRRIERRMAVQQIAELDAYIRYLQRNPAEVEALFRDLLIGVTSFFRDPEAFKAVEAQVIPKLFAGKPAGSLVRVWSAGCSTGEEAYSIAILVQEYLETTPQRYVAQVFATDIDSQAIATARAGLYPASVADDVSPERLARFFTAEADGSAYRIHKSIRDMLVFSEQDVIKDPPFSKLDCILCRNLLIYMGGELQKKLIPLFHYALAPGGFLFLGTSETVGDFGDLFAVLDRKLKIYQRKDDLYGRQLLGVGRFLPPLMALDASLPRPATKEADSAKLPLRELTEQALLREIAPSGALINARGDILYLHGRTGQYLEPAPGEAGVNNILKMAREGLRRELSTALHKARSSRETVRSQALRVKTNGNFTPVNLTVCPVASGQSVALDAPLYLVILESLPHLEHEQTQQPVLPESGEGAGERGKTHDAGVTALRQELRAKEEYLQTAIEELETSNEELKSSNEEMQSINEELQSSNEELETSKEELQSVNEELATVNAELQNKLVDLSQANNDMSNLLAGTGIATIFVDHRLCILRFTPAATRIINLLQVDIGRPVGHIVSNMVGYSNLVVDVQSVLATLVPKELEVQTAEGKWYTMRILPYRTLDNVIEGAVLTFVDITEMKRSHELVQKANDQLRLASVARDSQEAIAVLDLNGYIIAWNPSAQRLFGWAESEALAMNIRDMMPENLREQEMKNMYLIATGDMPKPYASQRITKEGRVVHVWLTVGSLINEAGHVYAMTTACRGSHTRLET; translated from the coding sequence ATGACAAAGAAAAAGGCCGTACCGGGGCCGCAGCCGCAACACGCCGCCCAGCCAATGATCGACAAGGCCGAAACGAAATCAGCCCCGGGGCCCGAGGCGCGTTTTCCTATCGTGGGCATTGGCGCCTCGGCCGGGGGGTTGGCGGCTTTTGAAGCCTTTTTTTCCGGCATGCCCGCCGTGTCCGACCCGGGAATGGCTTTTGTCCTGGTGCAGCATCTGGCCCCTGACCACAAGAGTCTGCTGACCGAACTCATCCGCCGCTATACCCGGATGCAGGTCTTCGAGGTCGAGGACGGGATGGAGGTGCAGCCCAACTGCGCCTATATCATTCCGCCCAATCGCGACATGGCCTTTCTGAGCGGCAGGCTCCAGCTTATGGAACCGGCCGCCCCCCGGGGGCAGCGCCTGCCCATCGACTTCTTCTTTCGCTCCCTGGCCCAGGGGCTGCGCGAGCGGGCCATCGGCATCGTGCTCTCGGGCACCGGCAGCGACGGCGCCCAGGGCGTCCGGGCCATCAAGGGCGAGGGGGGCATGGTCATTGCCCAGACTCCCGCCACGACCGAGTACGACGGCATGCCGCGAAGCGCCCTCGCCACCGGCCTCGTGGACTATGCGTTGCCGCCGGCCGAGATGCCCGCCCAGATCAGCGCCTATGTGGCCCACGCCTTTGGCAAGCCCCCGCAGACGGTGGCCGCGCCAAGGCATGCGACCGAAAACGCGCTGCGAAAAATATGCATCCTGCTGCGCGCCCAAACGGGGCACGATTTTTCCCAGTACAAACCGAGCACCATTCATCGCCGCATCGAACGGCGCATGGCCGTGCAGCAAATCGCCGAGCTGGATGCCTATATTCGGTATTTGCAGCGGAACCCGGCAGAGGTGGAAGCGCTTTTTCGTGACCTGCTCATCGGCGTGACCAGCTTCTTTCGCGATCCCGAGGCGTTCAAGGCAGTTGAAGCGCAGGTCATTCCGAAGCTTTTTGCCGGCAAGCCCGCAGGTTCCCTGGTCCGCGTCTGGTCAGCGGGCTGTTCCACCGGAGAAGAAGCCTATTCCATCGCCATCCTTGTGCAGGAGTATCTGGAGACGACGCCGCAACGTTACGTGGCGCAGGTTTTTGCCACCGACATTGACAGCCAAGCGATCGCCACGGCCCGAGCCGGACTGTATCCGGCAAGCGTTGCCGACGATGTCTCGCCGGAACGGCTGGCCCGCTTTTTTACGGCCGAGGCCGACGGCAGTGCGTACCGCATCCACAAAAGCATCCGCGACATGCTGGTTTTTTCCGAGCAGGACGTGATCAAGGACCCCCCTTTTTCCAAACTCGACTGCATTCTCTGCCGCAATCTCCTCATCTATATGGGAGGGGAACTGCAGAAAAAACTCATTCCCCTGTTTCATTACGCATTGGCTCCCGGAGGTTTTCTCTTTTTGGGCACTTCGGAAACGGTGGGGGATTTTGGGGACCTTTTTGCCGTCCTGGATCGCAAGTTGAAAATATATCAGCGCAAGGATGACTTGTATGGCAGACAACTCCTGGGTGTGGGCCGGTTTCTGCCCCCCCTTATGGCGCTGGACGCCTCGCTCCCCCGGCCCGCCACCAAGGAAGCCGATTCCGCGAAACTGCCCTTGCGCGAACTGACCGAACAGGCTCTGCTGCGAGAGATCGCCCCGTCGGGCGCGCTGATAAACGCCCGTGGCGACATCCTCTATCTTCATGGGCGCACGGGCCAATATCTGGAGCCCGCGCCGGGGGAAGCCGGCGTCAATAACATCCTCAAGATGGCGCGGGAAGGGTTGCGTCGGGAATTGAGCACGGCCCTGCACAAGGCCCGGTCATCCAGGGAAACCGTACGCAGCCAGGCGCTTCGCGTGAAAACCAATGGGAACTTCACGCCGGTCAACCTGACGGTTTGCCCGGTGGCGTCAGGCCAGTCCGTGGCTCTTGACGCGCCCCTTTATCTGGTCATCCTGGAGAGTCTGCCGCATTTGGAGCATGAGCAAACGCAACAGCCAGTCCTCCCGGAATCCGGCGAAGGGGCAGGCGAACGGGGCAAGACGCATGATGCCGGTGTCACGGCGCTGCGACAGGAACTGCGCGCCAAGGAAGAATATCTCCAGACAGCCATCGAGGAGCTGGAGACATCCAATGAGGAACTCAAGTCATCCAATGAGGAAATGCAGTCCATAAACGAAGAGCTGCAATCCTCAAATGAAGAACTCGAGACGTCAAAAGAGGAATTGCAATCTGTCAACGAGGAGCTGGCAACCGTCAATGCTGAACTGCAAAACAAGCTGGTCGACCTGTCGCAGGCCAATAATGACATGAGCAACCTGCTTGCCGGGACGGGCATCGCCACAATTTTCGTGGACCATCGACTGTGCATACTGCGTTTCACACCGGCCGCCACCCGGATCATCAACCTGCTCCAGGTGGATATTGGGCGGCCTGTTGGCCACATCGTCTCCAATATGGTGGGTTATTCCAACTTGGTCGTCGACGTGCAATCGGTGCTGGCGACTCTGGTCCCCAAAGAGTTGGAAGTGCAGACAGCGGAAGGGAAGTGGTACACGATGCGGATTCTGCCCTACCGAACACTGGACAACGTGATCGAGGGGGCGGTGCTCACCTTTGTCGATATCACCGAGATGAAGAGATCCCATGAACTCGTGCAGAAAGCCAACGATCAGCTTCGGTTGGCTAGTGTTGCGCGTGATTCGCAGGAGGCCATTGCAGTACTCGATTTGAACGGATATATCATAGCATGGAATCCTTCCGCGCAGAGACTATTCGGTTGGGCTGAAAGCGAGGCACTGGCCATGAATATCCGTGACATGATGCCTGAAAACCTGCGGGAACAAGAAATGAAAAACATGTATCTGATCGCCACGGGCGATATGCCAAAGCCTTATGCGTCACAGCGTATAACCAAAGAGGGGCGGGTTGTTCATGTATGGCTGACGGTTGGCTCCCTTATCAATGAGGCCGGCCACGTCTACGCCATGACGACGGCCTGTCGGGGCTCTCACACGAGGCTGGAAACATGA